A part of Larimichthys crocea isolate SSNF chromosome VII, L_crocea_2.0, whole genome shotgun sequence genomic DNA contains:
- the arap1 gene encoding arf-GAP with Rho-GAP domain, ANK repeat and PH domain-containing protein 1 isoform X3, translating into MSSPSSTKADEMQKEQTPLVPPRIKTPQTPENAQQSTQPEIHLVLPSKTVPQPPRESRLDSLDDDSDDYESPDLFYPSVHRISTSDRDMSLQVPRQPKGRYSSLCSDDELLDDDEPTEWPVVNLSNLQGSVYLPNDGRLSSVAKEDSSHLAAVIKMGWLDKNPPQGALYYQRRWVKLDVDYLRYFDNEKEVYSKGIISTAFMTNVSSVGELKFEVVTNNRTFIFRAESEAERNEWVTVLQDCTRGRRPRSTISPSSPLTPDFQGYLELRGLRSKLYTVVASDKVYLYKNIEDYRIGVGITSIEMNVGNVKETDRRTFDLTTPYRIFSFIAESEQLREQWVDAMRDAIGEALSNREVAERIWAEPSNSLCADCGAPKPEWAAINLCVVVCKRCAGEHRGLGPSISKVRSLKMDRKVWTEELIQVFLLLGNERANTFWAANVPPSEALTPSSCSEERRRFITNKYRQGKYRKYHPLYGNQKELNNALCINVQCSDVLETLSLIFCGADVNCSTGMANWPSPLSLANAHSQLLQAELISHNLNTELPRSEVGGAMETRHYSPPPCVSHNGFLFKTASMARAITERKAREEFSRRWCTLNDGTFSYYESDKNSNPNGALKASETVCLAVDAPERHGYEHTFELYSESERLYLFGTDDPDSHKEWVKSIAKSFIPASAEPLLRLGFDRIGRLKCKDGLNLQTSKVGWFALVGSTLHVYFAESQGEEIHLRKLNELSIQQDNEVLVLVERGRTLYIEGERKLDFAGWCTAIQAAAKSGGDTLSQQQLTETDIPVIVHSCISYITQCGLTSEGIYRKSGVNSRVAALCERFRCDARSLCLRDGEHQVDDVSNTLKRFFRELEEGLFTSEDASAWLSTAAIQDESMKISQYQMLLNRLPHVNKATLQALINHLYCVQRFSNLNQMNLHNLAIVFGPTLFQTDGKDYTAGRTIEDLIQHYTLIFEVTEQQLKKQLDEIKVIIELRNKLNKVDKFPSTEPGGHFICTVYVEEKKEVVEQSVQIPGSMTAAELTCEILDRRNILVKDKEYWSCWEVSDKEEMERPLHYQERVLPILHSFGTDSRLLIKKHIAMDNMIIYLAGKVDASKHGMMKFREERSILGLGLSSGSFHDRYFILNSSSLRMYKDVRSNRPEREWPGKNLKVYLGMKKKLRPPTCWGLTVVYESKKQEKPERQQWYLCCDTQTEMREWYATFLSIQYDGNVWPQNGLQQTRVSRVMPDTRHGNVSLIPLRGSENEMRNSVAAFSQDPLALFRDVR; encoded by the exons GCCTACCGAATGGCCGGTTGTGAACCTCAGTAACCTGCAAGGCAGCGTCTACCTGCCAAACGACGGCAGACTGTCTTCAGTTGCCAAGGAAGACAGCTCTCATCTTGCTGCTGTCATCAAGATGGGCTGGCTGGATAAGAATCCTCCACAGGG GGCCCTTTATTATCAGAGACGATGGGTAAAGCTGGATGTTGACTACCTGAGATACTTTGACAATGAGAAG GAGGTGTATTCTAAGGGGATCATCTCTACTGCCTTCATGACTAATGTGTCAAGTGTGGGAGAGCTCAAGTTTGAGGTCGTGACAAACAACCGAACATTTATCTTCAGAGCTGAAAGTGAag CTGAGAGAAACGAGTGGGTGACTGTACTACAGGACTGCACCAGGGGGCGCCGTCCTCGCAGCACCATAAGCCCAAGCTCACCTTTGACCCCAGACTTTCAGGGCTATCTGGAGCTCAGAGGGTTACGCTCCAAACTTTATACTGTTGTTGCCTCAGATAAAGTCTACCTCTACAAAAACATAGAG gacTATCGTATAGGAGTGGGCATCACATCTATTGAGATGAACGTAGGGAATGTTAAAGAGACAGATCGTCGTACTTTTGATCTCACCACGCCTTACCGCATATTCAG TTTCATCGCAGAGTCAGAGCAGCTGCGAGAGCAGTGGGTGGACGCCATGCGGGATGCAATAGGTGAGGCTTTGTCGAATAGAGAGGTGGCAGAGCGGATCTGGGCGGAGCCGAGCAACAGCCTCTGTGCCGACTGCGGGGCTCCCAAGCCAGAGTGGGCTGCCATAAACTTGTGTGTGGTGGTCTGCAAACGATGCGCAG gagaaCACAGAGGACTGGGTCCTAGCATCTCAAAGGTTCGTAGCCTGAAGATGGACAGGAAAGTCTGGACAGAGGAGCTtatacag GTGTTCCTGTTGCTAGGCAACGAGCGGGCAAACACTTTCTGGGCGGCTAACGTCCCACCAAGCGAAGCTTTGACACCCTCTAGTTGCAGCGAAGAGAGACGGCGCTTCATCACCAACAAATACCGCCAGGGCAAATACAGGAAGTACCACCCTCTGTACGGAAACCAGAAAGAGCTCAACAAT GCTCTATGTATAAATGTGCAGTGCAGTGATGTGCTGGAGACATTAAGCCTGATTTTCTGCGGTGCAGATGTAAATTGTTCAACTGGTATGGCAAATTGGCCCTCACCTCTCTCCCTGGCCAACGCACACTCACAACTCTTACAGGCTGAGTTAATTAGCCACAACCTTAACACAG AGCTGCCACGATCAGAGGTGGGCGGGGCTATGGAGACGAGGCATTACTCTCCACCACCTTGTGTGTCTCACAATGGCTTCCTGTTCAAGACCGCTTCCATGGCTCGGGCGATCACAGAGCGCAAGGCCAGAGAGG AGTTCAGTCGTCGCTGGTGCACACTGAATGATGGAACTTTCAGCTACTATGAGAGTGACAAGAACTCGAACCCCAACGGAGCTCTGAAGGCTTCAGAGACCGTCTGTTTGGCTGTAGACGCACCTGAGAGAcatgg GTATGAGCATACGTTTGAACTCTACTCCGAGTCAGAGCGCCTCTATCTATTTGGCACTGATGATCCAGACAGCCACAAGGAATGGGTCAAGTCTATTGCCAAG agctTTATCCCAGCCTCTGCAGAGCCTTTACTGAGGCTGGGCTTTGATCGGATTGGAAGGCTAAAGTGTAAAGATGGCTTGAACCTCCAAACATCCAAGGTTGGTTGGTTTGCTTTGGTGGGCTCCACGCTTCATGTCTACTTTGCGGAGAGCCAGGGAGAGGAGATCCACCTCCGCAAGCTGAATGAACTCT CGATTCAACAAGACAATGAGGTGCTGGTTCTGGTGGagagaggcag AACTCTGTAcatagagggagagaggaagttGGATTTCGCCGGCTGGTGTACGGCCATCCAGGCGGCAGCAAAGAGTGGAGGAGACACActgagccagcagcagctgacgGAGACAGACATACCCGTGATAGTACACAGCTGCATCAGCTACATCACACAGTGCG GCTTGACGTCTGAAGGCATTTACCGTAAGAGTGGCGTGAACTCCCGTGTGGCAGCGCTGTGCGAGAGATTCCGCTGTGATGCTCGCAGTCTTTGTCTGAGGGACGGAGAGCACCAGGTGGACGACGTCTCCAACACGCTCAAGCGCTTCTTCAGGGAGTTAGAAGAGGGGCTGTTCACGTCAGAGGACGCCAGCGCCTGGCTCAGTACAGCTG CCATTCAGGATGAAAGTATGAAAATCTCTCAGTACCAGATGTTGTTGAACAGACTGCCTCATGTCAACAAGGCTACACTACAAGCCCTTATCAATCACCTCTACTG CGTGCAGCGTTTTTCTAATTTGAACCAGATGAATCTCCATAACCTGGCCATAGTGTTCGGCCCCACACTTTTCCAGACCGATGGGAAAGACTACACTGCTGGCCGCACCATAGAGGACCTCATACAGCACTACACGCTCATCTTTGAG GTGACTGAGCAGCAGCTAAAGAAGCAGCTAGACGAGATCAAGGTGATCATCGAGCTGCGAAACAAACTCAACAAAGTTGACAAGTTTCCT AGCACTGAACCAGGAGGACACTTCATCTGTACAGTGTACgtggaggaaaagaaggaagtAGTAGAGCAAAGTGTCCAG ATCCCTGGTTCtatgacagcagcagagctgaccTGTGAAATTTTGGACCGGCGTAACATCCTGGTTAAAGACAAAGAATACTGGAGCTGCTGGGAGGTCAGCGACAAGGAGGAAATGG AACGTCCACTGCACTATCAGGAGCGAGTCTTACCCATCCTTCACTCCTTTGGCACGGACTCCCGTCTGCTCATCAAGAAACACATCGCTATGGACAACATGATCATCTACCTGG CCGGTAAAGTGGATGCATCCAAACATGGGATGATGAAATTCAGAGAAGAGCGAAGCATTTTGGGATTGGGACTCTCCTCTGGAAGTTTCCACGACCGATATTTCATCCTCAATTCCAGCTCTCTCCGAATGTACAAGGACGTCAGA agtAACCGTCCAGAACGTGAATGGCCAGGGAAAAACTTAAAGGTTTACCTGGGTATGAAGAAGAAGCTCCGTCCTCCCACATG ttGGGGGCTGACGGTGGTGTACGAGAGTAAGAAACAGGAGAAGCCGGAGAGACAGCAGTG GTATCTCTGCTGTGACACCCAGACAGAAATGAGGGAGTGGTATGCTACCTTTCTCAGTATCCAG TACGATGGCAACGTGTGGCCTCAGAACGGACTCCAGCAGACGCGGGTGAGCCGCGTGATGCCAGACACACGTCATGGTAACGTGTCACTGATACCTCTACGTGGCAGTGAGAATGAGATGCGGAACAGTGTCGCTGCTTTCAGCCAAGACCCGCTTGCT CTCTTTAGAGATGTTCGATAG
- the arap1 gene encoding arf-GAP with Rho-GAP domain, ANK repeat and PH domain-containing protein 1 isoform X4, producing the protein MQKEQTPLVPPRIKTPQTPENAQQSTQPEIHLVLPSKTVPQPPRESRLDSLDDDSDDYESPDLFYPSVHRISTSDRDMSLQVPRQPKGRYSSLCSDDELLDDDEPTEWPVVNLSNLQGSVYLPNDGRLSSVAKEDSSHLAAVIKMGWLDKNPPQGALYYQRRWVKLDVDYLRYFDNEKEVYSKGIISTAFMTNVSSVGELKFEVVTNNRTFIFRAESEAERNEWVTVLQDCTRGRRPRSTISPSSPLTPDFQGYLELRGLRSKLYTVVASDKVYLYKNIEDYRIGVGITSIEMNVGNVKETDRRTFDLTTPYRIFSFIAESEQLREQWVDAMRDAIGEALSNREVAERIWAEPSNSLCADCGAPKPEWAAINLCVVVCKRCAGEHRGLGPSISKVRSLKMDRKVWTEELIQVFLLLGNERANTFWAANVPPSEALTPSSCSEERRRFITNKYRQGKYRKYHPLYGNQKELNNALCINVQCSDVLETLSLIFCGADVNCSTGMANWPSPLSLANAHSQLLQAELISHNLNTELPRSEVGGAMETRHYSPPPCVSHNGFLFKTASMARAITERKAREEFSRRWCTLNDGTFSYYESDKNSNPNGALKASETVCLAVDAPERHGYEHTFELYSESERLYLFGTDDPDSHKEWVKSIAKSFIPASAEPLLRLGFDRIGRLKCKDGLNLQTSKVGWFALVGSTLHVYFAESQGEEIHLRKLNELSIQQDNEVLVLVERGRTLYIEGERKLDFAGWCTAIQAAAKSGGDTLSQQQLTETDIPVIVHSCISYITQCGLTSEGIYRKSGVNSRVAALCERFRCDARSLCLRDGEHQVDDVSNTLKRFFRELEEGLFTSEDASAWLSTAAIQDESMKISQYQMLLNRLPHVNKATLQALINHLYCVQRFSNLNQMNLHNLAIVFGPTLFQTDGKDYTAGRTIEDLIQHYTLIFEVTEQQLKKQLDEIKVIIELRNKLNKVDKFPSTEPGGHFICTVYVEEKKEVVEQSVQIPGSMTAAELTCEILDRRNILVKDKEYWSCWEVSDKEEMERPLHYQERVLPILHSFGTDSRLLIKKHIAMDNMIIYLAGKVDASKHGMMKFREERSILGLGLSSGSFHDRYFILNSSSLRMYKDVRSNRPEREWPGKNLKVYLGMKKKLRPPTCWGLTVVYESKKQEKPERQQWYLCCDTQTEMREWYATFLSIQYDGNVWPQNGLQQTRVSRVMPDTRHGNVSLIPLRGSENEMRNSVAAFSQDPLALFRDVR; encoded by the exons GCCTACCGAATGGCCGGTTGTGAACCTCAGTAACCTGCAAGGCAGCGTCTACCTGCCAAACGACGGCAGACTGTCTTCAGTTGCCAAGGAAGACAGCTCTCATCTTGCTGCTGTCATCAAGATGGGCTGGCTGGATAAGAATCCTCCACAGGG GGCCCTTTATTATCAGAGACGATGGGTAAAGCTGGATGTTGACTACCTGAGATACTTTGACAATGAGAAG GAGGTGTATTCTAAGGGGATCATCTCTACTGCCTTCATGACTAATGTGTCAAGTGTGGGAGAGCTCAAGTTTGAGGTCGTGACAAACAACCGAACATTTATCTTCAGAGCTGAAAGTGAag CTGAGAGAAACGAGTGGGTGACTGTACTACAGGACTGCACCAGGGGGCGCCGTCCTCGCAGCACCATAAGCCCAAGCTCACCTTTGACCCCAGACTTTCAGGGCTATCTGGAGCTCAGAGGGTTACGCTCCAAACTTTATACTGTTGTTGCCTCAGATAAAGTCTACCTCTACAAAAACATAGAG gacTATCGTATAGGAGTGGGCATCACATCTATTGAGATGAACGTAGGGAATGTTAAAGAGACAGATCGTCGTACTTTTGATCTCACCACGCCTTACCGCATATTCAG TTTCATCGCAGAGTCAGAGCAGCTGCGAGAGCAGTGGGTGGACGCCATGCGGGATGCAATAGGTGAGGCTTTGTCGAATAGAGAGGTGGCAGAGCGGATCTGGGCGGAGCCGAGCAACAGCCTCTGTGCCGACTGCGGGGCTCCCAAGCCAGAGTGGGCTGCCATAAACTTGTGTGTGGTGGTCTGCAAACGATGCGCAG gagaaCACAGAGGACTGGGTCCTAGCATCTCAAAGGTTCGTAGCCTGAAGATGGACAGGAAAGTCTGGACAGAGGAGCTtatacag GTGTTCCTGTTGCTAGGCAACGAGCGGGCAAACACTTTCTGGGCGGCTAACGTCCCACCAAGCGAAGCTTTGACACCCTCTAGTTGCAGCGAAGAGAGACGGCGCTTCATCACCAACAAATACCGCCAGGGCAAATACAGGAAGTACCACCCTCTGTACGGAAACCAGAAAGAGCTCAACAAT GCTCTATGTATAAATGTGCAGTGCAGTGATGTGCTGGAGACATTAAGCCTGATTTTCTGCGGTGCAGATGTAAATTGTTCAACTGGTATGGCAAATTGGCCCTCACCTCTCTCCCTGGCCAACGCACACTCACAACTCTTACAGGCTGAGTTAATTAGCCACAACCTTAACACAG AGCTGCCACGATCAGAGGTGGGCGGGGCTATGGAGACGAGGCATTACTCTCCACCACCTTGTGTGTCTCACAATGGCTTCCTGTTCAAGACCGCTTCCATGGCTCGGGCGATCACAGAGCGCAAGGCCAGAGAGG AGTTCAGTCGTCGCTGGTGCACACTGAATGATGGAACTTTCAGCTACTATGAGAGTGACAAGAACTCGAACCCCAACGGAGCTCTGAAGGCTTCAGAGACCGTCTGTTTGGCTGTAGACGCACCTGAGAGAcatgg GTATGAGCATACGTTTGAACTCTACTCCGAGTCAGAGCGCCTCTATCTATTTGGCACTGATGATCCAGACAGCCACAAGGAATGGGTCAAGTCTATTGCCAAG agctTTATCCCAGCCTCTGCAGAGCCTTTACTGAGGCTGGGCTTTGATCGGATTGGAAGGCTAAAGTGTAAAGATGGCTTGAACCTCCAAACATCCAAGGTTGGTTGGTTTGCTTTGGTGGGCTCCACGCTTCATGTCTACTTTGCGGAGAGCCAGGGAGAGGAGATCCACCTCCGCAAGCTGAATGAACTCT CGATTCAACAAGACAATGAGGTGCTGGTTCTGGTGGagagaggcag AACTCTGTAcatagagggagagaggaagttGGATTTCGCCGGCTGGTGTACGGCCATCCAGGCGGCAGCAAAGAGTGGAGGAGACACActgagccagcagcagctgacgGAGACAGACATACCCGTGATAGTACACAGCTGCATCAGCTACATCACACAGTGCG GCTTGACGTCTGAAGGCATTTACCGTAAGAGTGGCGTGAACTCCCGTGTGGCAGCGCTGTGCGAGAGATTCCGCTGTGATGCTCGCAGTCTTTGTCTGAGGGACGGAGAGCACCAGGTGGACGACGTCTCCAACACGCTCAAGCGCTTCTTCAGGGAGTTAGAAGAGGGGCTGTTCACGTCAGAGGACGCCAGCGCCTGGCTCAGTACAGCTG CCATTCAGGATGAAAGTATGAAAATCTCTCAGTACCAGATGTTGTTGAACAGACTGCCTCATGTCAACAAGGCTACACTACAAGCCCTTATCAATCACCTCTACTG CGTGCAGCGTTTTTCTAATTTGAACCAGATGAATCTCCATAACCTGGCCATAGTGTTCGGCCCCACACTTTTCCAGACCGATGGGAAAGACTACACTGCTGGCCGCACCATAGAGGACCTCATACAGCACTACACGCTCATCTTTGAG GTGACTGAGCAGCAGCTAAAGAAGCAGCTAGACGAGATCAAGGTGATCATCGAGCTGCGAAACAAACTCAACAAAGTTGACAAGTTTCCT AGCACTGAACCAGGAGGACACTTCATCTGTACAGTGTACgtggaggaaaagaaggaagtAGTAGAGCAAAGTGTCCAG ATCCCTGGTTCtatgacagcagcagagctgaccTGTGAAATTTTGGACCGGCGTAACATCCTGGTTAAAGACAAAGAATACTGGAGCTGCTGGGAGGTCAGCGACAAGGAGGAAATGG AACGTCCACTGCACTATCAGGAGCGAGTCTTACCCATCCTTCACTCCTTTGGCACGGACTCCCGTCTGCTCATCAAGAAACACATCGCTATGGACAACATGATCATCTACCTGG CCGGTAAAGTGGATGCATCCAAACATGGGATGATGAAATTCAGAGAAGAGCGAAGCATTTTGGGATTGGGACTCTCCTCTGGAAGTTTCCACGACCGATATTTCATCCTCAATTCCAGCTCTCTCCGAATGTACAAGGACGTCAGA agtAACCGTCCAGAACGTGAATGGCCAGGGAAAAACTTAAAGGTTTACCTGGGTATGAAGAAGAAGCTCCGTCCTCCCACATG ttGGGGGCTGACGGTGGTGTACGAGAGTAAGAAACAGGAGAAGCCGGAGAGACAGCAGTG GTATCTCTGCTGTGACACCCAGACAGAAATGAGGGAGTGGTATGCTACCTTTCTCAGTATCCAG TACGATGGCAACGTGTGGCCTCAGAACGGACTCCAGCAGACGCGGGTGAGCCGCGTGATGCCAGACACACGTCATGGTAACGTGTCACTGATACCTCTACGTGGCAGTGAGAATGAGATGCGGAACAGTGTCGCTGCTTTCAGCCAAGACCCGCTTGCT CTCTTTAGAGATGTTCGATAG